One genomic window of Octopus bimaculoides isolate UCB-OBI-ISO-001 chromosome 2, ASM119413v2, whole genome shotgun sequence includes the following:
- the LOC106874681 gene encoding testican-2 — MNICLTFLKRLQATNNLQLNSLAVDESPRRNNLPTEKKLELSSNHVFPYFNINEEGMSYDDENSRDELESDMMKDDLNQTNDSEVYSNNRPQNDSSSVILPARGHHTNLVSYFMSLRKGNKMHKKPHKNYECDHEQLEDIMKRLTGWFVLLHAKFKESRKKTVNGPVYQIPSYNLHHAVNKTKHHFSVKKELNSFYKSRKCHCVRSIIWEFKRLDFDGDKHITKKELSKIENNQMEPCVEPFMDSCDRNHDSKLTRHEWCCCFAAVRPPCFSHLRRLRSDAVMKSATFIPHCDRDGYYEKRQCHKGVCWCVDLNGNQILGTRTRATPHCDKLDVMGHLRNLV, encoded by the exons ATGAACATATG TTTAACCTTTTTGAAACGTCTCCAAGCAACCAATAACCTTCAGTTGAATAGCTTGGCTGTTGATGAAAGTCCACGAAGAAATAACTTGCCAACTGAGAAGAAACTGGAGTTGTCTAGCAATCATGTGTTTCCTTATTTCAATATCAATGAGGAGGGGATGTCATATGACGATGAAAATTCTCGAGATGAACTTGAGTCTGATATGATGAAGGATGATCTTAATCAGACAAATGATTCTGAGGTATACAGCAATAACAGACCCCAGAATGATTCAAGTTCTGTAATTTTGCCAGCGAGGGGACATCATACCAACTTGGTTAGCTATTTT atGTCACTTAGAAAGGGCAACAAAATGCACAAAAAACCACACAAAAATTATG AATGTGACCACGAACAGTTGGAAGATATCATGAAACGCTTGACTGGATGGTTTGTGCTTCTTCATGCTAAATTcaaagaaagcagaaagaaaacaGTTAATGGTCCTGTTTATCAGATTCCAAGTTACAATTTACATCATGCAGTTAACAAAACTAAGCACCATTTTTCAGTGAAAAAGGAACTAAATAGTTTCTACAAATCAC gTAAATGTCATTGTGTTCGTTCAATTATCTGGGAGTTCAAACGCTTGGATTTTGATGGTGACAAACATATAACCAAGAAAGAACTATCTAAGATTGAAAACAATCAAATGGAACCTTGTGTGGAGCCGTTTATGGATTCCTGTGACCGAAACCATGATTCCAAATTGACCAGACATGAATGGTGTTGCTGTTTTGCTGCTGTGC GACCGCCATGTTTTTCCCACTTGAGGAGACTCCGATCTGATGCTGTTATGAAATCag ctaCATTTATCCCACATTGTGACAGAGATGGTTATTATGAGAAACGCCAGTGCCATAAAGGTGTTTGCTGGTGTGTGGACCTGAATGGCAATCAAATACTGGGTACACGAACCCGAGCCACCCCACATTGTG ataaacTTGATGTTATGGGCCACCTTCGCAACCTAGTGTGA